A stretch of DNA from Malus sylvestris chromosome 9, drMalSylv7.2, whole genome shotgun sequence:
GTGCATGCCATACAATTTAAATGCTTTGATTCCCACCAATTGGGTCTCAACCTATTCAAGGCAAGAGTATAACGTAATCCCAATGATGGGGGGTACGTCACATGCATTAAGCTGAAAGGATCATTCAaattgcttaaaaaaaaaaaaaagtaatgctagggagattaaatttgtagtttaaattttgcaaactaaatgacatggaagttgatgattcgATTATTACTTGAACATttataaacgtgctcattttctattggtgacacatcatttagtttgcaaatttagtctacaaatttagtctccctagcattactccaaaaaaaattgatagTGAACATGTGCACTATTGAAAAAACGAATGCGAAattcaagtaaaaaaaattgcatgcaACCCcaatgaaaacaaagaatgccgTCCATGCATGGAATATTTGTATTATTTCAAGtccatttgaaaaaataaagaaaattaaaattaaaattcttttgaaacACCCAAGTTCAAGTTTTGTTCAAGAGAAGTAATTGTAGCAAGCCGAGGTACGAGACAGTCGACCGCAAGAGTAACTTCAAGTCGCATCGCCTGTTTGCGGCAAGTACATGTTTAGTACCAAATTTTAGACAACAACCACAATCACAATTAAACTCAAATCCAAATTCAGACATTCATGCTCTTCATCAAGCTcataaagaatcactaaatacAACAAATACATGTGGTGGTTCATCCACACCAAAGTCAAAGATCACCCACCACGTGAAACTCCTCGTGATCTtgtttcattcaagatcaagcctcgacggtcCTTAAAGATATTACAAGTTTGATTCAACATCAAGTGTCCTttacccttgaatcaaatccaactCCAGAGAAATGAAGTAATCCAAACCTTCAGAGAAAACCAGAAGGCTCTCTAGCCAAAGCAAACACCCGTGTTCAAACTCGTGGAGAttcaacaagcacaacaaacaTGTGTCATGACCAAAGCTGAAGATCACCCATCACGTGAAGCTCTTCATGGTCCAGTTTCGTTCAAGACCAAGCCttgacgacccttgaagaaacttctaccccaattcaagaccaagccttgacggcccttgaagaaactttcagttcaattcaagaccaagcctctatggcccttgaagaaatttctagCCCAATTctagatcaagcctcaacgaccctcaAATCGTCATCTATGTTGAGAGACTTTAAAGCATAATGGTCAAATGCATTCACTATGAGAAGGACTTCAGAAGCGCACCTTCTAAGAGACTTTAAAGCATAATGGTCAAATGCATTCACTATGTGAGGGACTTCAAAAGCGCAccttctacacgtgacaagcacatacATACGACGCACCTTAAAgcggggcatttgtagacatcaaaattttggtgaaaataaatGTCCCCCAACGCATTAATTTCGACATGCGAGGGCTTACGTGGCATTTACCATGTGCCTCAACAATTGCTCACATGGCATGTGACTTATCAAAACCAGACGAGCCATCAAGAGGACACGTGGTGccattttttttggggggggggggggaatagtTAAAGAATTATCTTTATTAATTccttaattagttttaatttaaatcaaataaattaattgatggAGTCAAATCACAAACCAAGACACAAATCAAGTCTTGGTTCTTTCGtagaaaatttataaatatgagGCTCCAAGACAAAGACAAAGGGATCCAAAAATCATTCAAGCACCCAGACGCTGCCGAAGCTGAAGCACCCAAAtcctcaaaacacttagaataATTCAAAAAGTTCTATGTGTTCTTCGCCAAACCTtcgaagaatcatcaagcactACTACTTGTGTTAATCCTTCAAATCGCCAAGAGCCAAAACCTCAAGgcaaccgttcatccaagatcaagtcatcgtgacctttggatcaacaatctaCACATCCACATATCTtttggagatcgaatcagaggaaaCTTGTAAACAAAGGTTGTAACTTGACaaattcattaatacaaaattgctttgtacatgtgttcttgtctcatttatCACAagaattttgtgtttatagtGTGATTTAAATTTCTCTTCACGACTCTCGTTTACTTTGAATATATGGCGGAGccaaaaatttacaataatgaGGTCACAAACAAGAAGCTTCTGAAAACtatacatactttcatttataattgGCAATGACATGTTTTCATATTTTAGGAACGTCGTATCATGACATCATTATCAATATATTAGGatagtgctatccacacacacatttttacttctcacacatgtTCTCAATTTCCGGTGGTcggatcaaataaattaaaaagaggcatgtgaatagcactatcctATAATCAAATACATTTTTCATTGTATACATCCAAATTATCGTCAACATTGATTTATCATATGATGTGGATTCTTCACAATACTGATCACTAAAAAAGCTCTCCTATTTTGGAATAGTTGTAGTTTTCGTATGtttcaattaattaatatatgttgTCCCTATTTTGTTTGCCTTAGCTATTATCAGGTCATATAAAAATTCAAAGGGGAGATATATAAAGTTATTGGGGTCAGTGGTAGTCAATGCCCCCATGTTGGCTTCGCTGATGAATATACGTCAAGACTTTGAAAATAAATAGGTTTGTTATGCctttaaagaaaaaatattgCCCTTGTTAGGGAGATCACCCTTTTCTACAACCCTTCCAAAAGTCTTCAAGTGAAAAATTGAAGACATTAGAAAAGGGTGATAATCTAATTAAACTAATTTAAATTACGGGAAGGGGCAACCGATCTCTATAAAGGTAGCACACTCATCTAGTCAACTTGACTACGTTAAGCCCCAAGTTAATTTCTGGACAAGACCAAAAGACTGGAGCTATTATTGTTCGAAGCACATCTGACGGCTTACGCTACCAAGTCTAGGGTCTCTTAACAATGACGGGCCTACGTTGCTATCAAACTAGTGTGAATGCAAGAGGAGACGACTCAATAGACTTAAGCCTTAATGTATGCTAGCCTAGAAATAGCTCAAACAGTCAAAATGATAAACAATGAGAATAGATGGGCTCTCGGAATCTAGTAATTTGAGGGAATCACAACTCTTGTTTTCCTACTTTAGACTTTCTCCAACCATGTGTTATTTGCCAAATTTCCCCCCAAACAACACCCAACCCAAGCTAAAGCATTGGGCTAAAAGGCAAATGCTAAAGCTGGGCGAAATTCCCCCCCCCATCCGCATGGACTAGCCCAATATTTGGGCCACGCTCGGCCAACTCACTCGCGGATGCGCCCCATGGGCCTGCTTCAAATCTGCTCCAGACAAAGTAGGGGCCCACTGTTAGGGCCCTGTCGGCCATTTTTCCCCATCCGACGACCATCATTTAAGGAcagttggttgatccaacggtccagattcaaatttcattttgaaaaaactatgttattttaaaattcattgaatccaacgactgagatcgaatataatcaaatctaacggtaaaaaaaaagatctaacagccaaaatttaaatccaacaactaaaataattaaaaaaatatatttaactcaaaattcacccaaaaactctataaatacctatgtatttgttcaaacatccacacaaaactcaattttctcctacaattcttccaacttatctttctaccatttctttccatttccaaattgttcaacatggcAAGAGAGCATATTAGAGGTCATAATTGGACCTGTGAGGAAGATGTTGCCTTATGCTTGGCATGGGTTTCTGTTAGCAAAGATGGTGCAGttggcacaaatcaaaataagaaggttttgtgggataaaatcattgcaaagtttcaagaaaacTGCAATGGCGGCGGGCAGGACGatggtggtgtttatgatcggtggaagactatcaacaaagcatgcactttatggAAGGGAAGCTTAAAGAGAGCTGTGGTTGGCATGGCTAGTGGAAGGCGTGCCATAGAAGTTGTGAGTTTTGttattgatattttatttgtcatgcacataattttattttgcacctaattatttttatgtattttttgcatagggtgacaaagcaatggaaatttacaagacaagagtaacaccaaaaaatcaagtttttaagttGGAACATGCTTAGGACGTCCTCAAAGATCGTCCAAGGTGGGGAACCGATGCAGACTAACAatggggaagattatttcaaCATGAAGCCGAACAGACAAATGTCGGAGATGAAGGTGTCGATGAAATGACCTCATCTCCTTCTTTTGCAAGGCCCCCAggaagagataagcaaaaggaagcaaagagaaaagggaagtcccaaGATTCGATGAGTGGACACTTTGCTACCGGAATTGCAAAATTGAACGAAACCCATAGCGCTCGCCAAGAAAAAACGACCTGGATGTGTTTGCAAATGAAGGAAATCTCGGATAAGGAGCAAGATAGGTTTGAAATTAATTTGATGATGGAGGACCTCATCAAATACACTTCAGAGAGGAAGAAGTTTTTACGTGGTAAGCAAAAGGAAATTTTGCGAAAGTCTGCCTTAAGGAGTATGTTTCAAGAtgatgaatcctttgaaccctATATCCCAAGTCCTAAACGAAGTCCATCACCAAGTGAAGATGGTGGATAtgattattaagtttatgtagtgtatgaattatgtgctttattaattaagtttattaattgtcgtttgtattaagtttatggaGTTTATTAATTATATGGTTTATGATTTATCGGTTGTactaagtttatgtggtttatgtactttattaaatttatgtcttattaattattgtttctattaatctagatgccttcaataattaTTGTACTTATTATTCCACACTTTGATGTAGAatagatgccttcaataattcAACCTCCATTCAATAATTTATCCAACATGCTAGACAAAATACTTTGCACAAGAAGAcacttaaatttattactagaaaATAACAACATCGTACACttaaaattattacataaatGCTTAACCAATATCATCAACGTTGACCTTCTTGGCGCCATACATGCTCAACCAAATCCTTGCGGAGTGTGTCATGACATTGAGGAGCTTGAATTCTATTTAAACGTCTCATATACTCACTCAAGGTGACCCTACCTTGTCGGGTTTCATATGTGGTTGAAGCAAGATATTTAACATCTCTTGCAATAGCTCTCGCTTGTGTTGGTTGGTCATCATCCATATCTTCGTctgaatcttcttcaatttcgatgtactcatcttccacaatcatgttgtgcaaaattatgcacgtcatcatgattgaATGGAGGTCTTCAGTTTGCAAAAATCGTGCAGGCCCTCTCACAATGGCCCATCAAGCTTGTAGGATCCTGAACGCtctctccacatccttcctgtaAGACTCTTGCCTCTGTgaaaataatttcttctttGCACTATCGAGATGAGAAAAACTTTTGACAAAGGTAGACCAACTAGGATAAATACCATCAATTAGGTAGTAACCTACCTCATATCTATTACCATTTACCTTGTACCTAAATTCTGGTGCCCATCCATTGACAACATCATCGAACAGAGAAGAAAACCAAAGAACGTTGATATCGTTGTTTGATCTAGGAGCGCCGATgaaagcatgccaaatccatgtttTGTAAGACGCCACAACTTCGAGCATGATGGTTGGCTTGTTATGACGACCCTTGAATTGGCCAGCCTAAACAGTAGGACAATTCTTCCACTCCTAATGCATACAATCGAGACTTCCTATCATGTCAGGGAAGCCTCTTTTGCCTGCCTTGTGCAGAAGCCTCTTCAAGTCTTCACGATTTGGCTTGCAAAGGTATGTGGCTCCATATATGGCTTCAATTGCCTTACAGAAATGCTTCATGTTCTCAATAGTAGTACTCTCTGCAAGTCGGCAATACTCGTTAGTTGAGTTTGCAGAGCACCCATTAGCTAGCATGCTAAAAGCAGATGTGAGCTTCTGATGAGGTGATAGACCTTGTTGGCCTACGTCATCTATCTTCCTTGCAAAGTAGTGGTCATGATTGACAACTACGTTCAAGATGCTTTCAAAAAGCTCCCTCCTTATCTGAAATCGCCTTCGAAAATCATGAGCAGGAAATCTGGGACGCCCGATGAAATAATCTTTCATCATTCGGTCATGACATGCTTCTTTATCATGCTACACAAATGCATGCCCCGTGATAGAACCACGATGGCTAGATTCGCCGTGGTGCTCAGATTGCATAAACGAGTTCACAAGTTCATCTTCGGCGTTGAACAATTATGCATCATCAATCTCAAtccttgcttggtattgtgTCATCTGCATTGCCATGCTACGCCTTTTTCCATCAcccattgatgagatattgaggatttttaggaaacaaaaactctttggaatttgaaagattggtgaatatAGAGGATAATTGAAGGTTGAAAGGTTGTGTGATCAACTAATATTGGACATATGTTTATATAGAAGATGATTGATGAAAGTTGAACGGTCGGCGAACCTTGAAAGTTTGgtgttgaacggttggtgaatTGAAAGTTAGCCCAGGGTTGAAaaattggtgaaagttgaatgcttgctttgtggaaaatttagtgatttttcaatatttatcgaaatttaaatatttttagattaaaatgttcataaaattaatttacgatagtctacatatttatttttttttaaaactaatttaagaaaaaaaatagtctaagttcattttttaataatcccgggctaaaattttaggtcagaagggttggagcagaaaagttaTTTCTTGGctaaagctaaattttccggactaaaaaatttagcttttagctcaACCATTGGAGTTAGTCTTACAATAAAGTTCAGGTAATACAATTGAGAGGAGAAAGGAAAACCTCAAAACGCTTCAGCCTAAATATGTAACGTGAAAGTCTAATGAACATACACTAtgagataaaaagaaaaaaacaaattcttaaaactcaaaacaaagaagAATAAATTGTACACTTCCCTGAGTTTTAGCACAAGCTTTAGGCCCATCCTAATCCAAAGCACAACATTGCCAAAGAAACCGCCAAAGCCCGAAATCCCTGTTGAGGAACCACCAAGACAGCAGCATCTAATGAAGAGTTATGAGCACTGACGGCGACTTTTGAGGGCGAAGGCAGAAGATGGACAAGGACAGAGACCTTCGTACCATTGTAGCATTTGCCATTGCCACAAATGAAGTAATACCTCTTGGCTTGATTAAGGGGGATAAAGTCTTTACCACTGCTCCAGTTCCCAACTGCACTATCTAAGGTGCAGTTGTCATACCCTGTTTGGTTTACTTCAAACACATTGCACTGATTCTTTTGGTACCTAAATGCTGCAATTTTACAAACATTACACTTTGAGAACAAAAGAAACCATGGAAAAATTGGGGAAAACTTGCACTATAGATAACTGGTTACAATACCTACCtgtatttaacacaattatCATATGACGATCagatataatttatataaacatCTGTATTTAATATAGTCACCATTTGACTGACTGTCGAACTGGTGATTGTATTAAATAGCCAAATCCCTAAATTATACCATTTATCCCAAAGATTGTGAACTTGTATAGCCCACAATGTGTCTGCAAAAATGGAAATATTAAAAGAACAAGAATGATGGTCCATGAGAGAAAACTCTTTCTTAGATAGAAAATTAAGGAAACTTTAGGGTATGTTTGGGTGCGGAACTTCCAAATTCCAAGGATTTAGGATTTAGGCATATTTATAATTCTCATGTGGTGCATTTTATAATCCTCAAGTGGCCCTCAACTACAATAGTGGAGATGAGTGTGGCATTTGTGATTCGGTGTGAGTTCGGACTAGATCAGCTcattaatctaacatctaatctaatataacaaatatatgatttgacaaaaactaaaaaaaaaaaaaactttttgtgATTCGTTagtctaacatctaatctaatataacaaatatatttattttacccAAAGACTCTCAAAATGTACATGCTAGTTTCAACGCTAGTGTACAATAATATGACATTTCTCATTTCtcttttaatgtttaattttttttacatgaacaaaacaaaataagaatacTAGAAAGTGGGTTTGAGAATTCAAACTGGATACTCGAAAACAAATCCAATTTTGATTTAGACAGTTGTGAAAGTCAAATCTAATGATTAAAACATACGACACCAAACatagagggaaagagagagagagagagagagagagagagagagagagagagagaaagttttgTTACAGATAAGGTCCCCAACATAGAATGTGTGGTTGTTGACCCAGAGGGTGTAGTTGTGGCCAGGATTCCAACCATGTTTGGCGCCAACAATGTGGTATGTCGCCACGATTGGAGTGAGCACTGCAAGCCCAGAGATGATGAAAACCAGAAACAATATTAGGTCGGTTGAGTTGGAGGACGAGGACTTGGTGGACATCTTCCttcccccatctctctctctctatctccctCTATCTCCCTCTCTCACCCTGGGTTAATGGGAAACTAGAAGAAGAGTTGTAGCCCTCACCTCCTCACTGGTCACTCTATTATTTTATTGGAGAAGAGAGTTTAAAAGTCGAATTAtttggatcaggatcctctcctgagcagatggagaggatcctcctgaccaggccCATTGGGCCGTTCATTTTTTATCcgacggctataattattataacttttagagggaccccctgtttgtagccgttggataaaaaatgaacggCCAGATGggcttggtcaggaggatcctctccatctgctcaggagaggatcctggtccgaATTATTTGGGTTGTGTGTGTGGGCACCACAACACAACAATAATATTATATGGGGTCCAGTCCAGGCCAATGCAACAAATGTTGACAGAGTGGTCCATTACATAGTGTGTAATGGAAGGGtataaatttgaattaaagCATGATATATAATTGAATACCATATAAGTCACTAGGATATATGTTCATGTTTATGAACGAAGAAAGTTAAGATTCCATCAtgaaactaattggcaatatgaggagtagttCAACCTCTTATAAATCCATGCAAGATCCTTCTTCTCATCATTGCAGAACTCATTCTCAACAATGAATACTATAGTAAATTTGGTAACGCATTctcaagaggaggaggaggagactTGTGATTGTGATTTCTAAATTTTCATATGAAAAGTGAGAGTTGGAATATCTTCCTACGCTCGACTCAAATTCAGAATTCAAGTTTCCCTCCACTTTTGGCCTACTTTGTAGCCGCCTACTTTGTAGCCGCTAAATAGTTCTTCTTACGAAGAGTGAAAACTCAAGCATAAAAGtaagtccacccctaaaaaatgcGCTAGCATCGAGCCCATTTAATTCACTCAGTGAACAGTGAAAGACCCCATGAACAGTTGAATTGgccaaatgcatctccaccactaaaactaaatagcctagtcaattttattaaaatattattaatttttattataaaataataatatgatttttaatttttgaatttataaaaaaatattattattttttgaccttttaatttttttttaagttttttggtCGAAAAATCTAGACCGTTGATCTGAAAATTGAAAGGTCCTCATTGTACCACATCTGTAgccattaattttaaatttcaaattttttttaccattgaaaTCCAACGGCCTAGAAAAATAgccattggaaatccaacggtccacattgTGCCACGTATCCACAAGGAAGAACCCGTATTGCGCCTGCATAGTGGCCCCACCTCTGCGATGTTGTCGGCCACTCGCGACCACACGCTCTTGTTTTCCACACACTtggcgcaaaaaaaaaaaaaaaaagatatcagGTGGCTGACGTCATGTAGGTCGGGCCTTGGCTCAACACATTCTGGGTCGGTCTAGAGACTGGCTTAGGCTGGGTGCCAGCTATTAGGCTCAGTTGGAGTGTTTTTTGGGGGTGCCGGCTTAATTTTTGGACTTTAGGCCAGCCTATTCTCTTGGACTGGACTTGCTCTAAGAAATAACAtcacatcaaattttaaaattatctaGTATTATTATAATGTCTGCATTATTTGTATAAAGAAAGCACAAGTGAAGAAGTAGTGGTTGGTAATTAATGGTAGTAAACATTTAAAAAAGAGTtgtttatcacaaatggtccttgaaattgacccacaccattaagatggtccctaaaattaaaaattaatcaatgtagtccttgaaaataggtgtcgcaaatcaatgtgatcATTCCGTTGCAAATCAAGTGCTGATGTGGTACATAAATGGGCCCCACAAgatttttttatcacaaatggtctttgaaattgacCCGCACCACTAAGactgtccctgaaattgacccacaccatcaaTATGGTCCctcaaattgaaaatcaatcaatgtagtccatgaaaataggtgtcgcaaatcaatatgatccTTCACCAcagttttgtaaaaaaaaaattattatgtgCTCATGtgagtttaataattaattaaaaatttgtctaaatacctttttgcacaatgaattttttttttcttatagtaggGCCTACTCCGAAGAGAGATCTc
This window harbors:
- the LOC126633909 gene encoding lamin-like protein, whose protein sequence is MSTKSSSSNSTDLILFLVFIISGLAVLTPIVATYHIVGAKHGWNPGHNYTLWVNNHTFYVGDLISFRYQKNQCNVFEVNQTGYDNCTLDSAVGNWSSGKDFIPLNQAKRYYFICGNGKCYNGTKVSVLVHLLPSPSKVAVSAHNSSLDAAVLVVPQQGFRALAVSLAMLCFGLGWA
- the LOC126633908 gene encoding uncharacterized protein LOC126633908, with protein sequence MKDYFIGRPRFPAHDFRRRFQIRRELFESILNVVVNHDHYFARKIDDVGQQGLSPHQKLTSAFSMLANGCSANSTNEYCRLAESTTIENMKHFCKAIEAIYGATYLCKPNREDLKRLLHKAGQFKGRHNKPTIMLEVVASYKTWIWHAFIGAPRSNNDINVLWFSSLFDDVVNGWAPEFRYKVNGNRYEVGYYLIDGIYPSWSTFVKSFSHLDSAKKKLFSQRQESYRKDVERAFRILQA